One window of the Catenulispora sp. MAP5-51 genome contains the following:
- a CDS encoding dihydrofolate reductase family protein, translated as MRKLVATLFLSLDGVAESADKFCLDWDDVVDANGEAIIATQDAVILGRRSYDEWVEFWPGSDIEPFATFINEVPKYVATSTPLERPWHNATAIEGGLVEFVQDLKNSEGGDIGVHASISVVQALLAAGVLDELRLAVAPAVVGQGKRLLDGVPPMRFETMRSVTTPSGYLLADYRVSH; from the coding sequence ATGCGCAAGCTGGTCGCGACCCTGTTCCTGTCCCTCGACGGCGTCGCCGAGAGCGCGGACAAGTTCTGCCTCGACTGGGACGACGTGGTGGACGCCAACGGCGAAGCCATCATCGCCACCCAGGACGCGGTGATCCTCGGCCGGCGCAGCTACGACGAGTGGGTCGAGTTCTGGCCGGGCAGCGACATCGAGCCGTTCGCCACGTTCATCAACGAGGTCCCGAAGTACGTCGCGACCTCCACGCCGCTGGAGCGGCCGTGGCACAACGCGACGGCGATCGAGGGCGGCCTGGTGGAGTTCGTCCAGGACCTCAAGAACTCCGAGGGCGGCGACATCGGGGTGCATGCCAGCATCTCGGTCGTCCAGGCGCTGCTTGCCGCCGGAGTCCTGGACGAGCTGCGGCTCGCGGTCGCGCCGGCGGTCGTCGGGCAGGGGAAGCGGCTGCTGGACGGAGTGCCGCCGATGCGATTCGAGACGATGCGCAGTGTGACCACGCCGAGCGGATATCTGCTCGCCGACTACCGGGTGTCGCACTGA
- the nagA gene encoding N-acetylglucosamine-6-phosphate deacetylase: protein MTSSISAPRVLLGGRLAGPATVVVDDGVVAEVLEGASPEADIVLDSGVLAPGLVDIQTNGCFGVDFITASDEDWRLVSDRLPSTGVTAFQPTYITAPLETLLAGVKQAGAVFGSLRGAQAMGVHLEGPFLSPQRPGVHDPRYLVPPTPERVGAILATLTADETRGVVTMVTLAPELEGGPEAVRRLAEAGVRVSLGHTDALAAQVVDAADEGATLVTHIFNAQRPLNHREPGVPGAALYDTRFTCGLIADLHHVAPEICTLIWRAAGGRVALVTDAIAAAGMPPGEYELSGIKVYLGEDGVPRDAAGVIGGSALTLDRAIRNLVGIGLDEASVLVAATRVPADALGRPDLGRIEPGARADLVWFDDGYHPLHTWVAGRSVFEAGSSAQAPNGPHRLAREHQPA, encoded by the coding sequence GTGACCAGCAGCATCTCAGCACCGCGCGTCCTGCTTGGCGGGCGCCTGGCGGGACCCGCCACCGTCGTCGTGGACGACGGGGTAGTGGCCGAGGTGCTGGAAGGCGCTTCGCCCGAGGCGGACATAGTCCTGGACTCCGGCGTGCTCGCGCCGGGGCTGGTGGACATCCAGACCAACGGCTGCTTCGGCGTCGACTTCATCACCGCCTCCGACGAGGACTGGCGGCTGGTCTCCGACCGGCTGCCGAGCACCGGTGTGACGGCGTTCCAGCCCACCTACATCACCGCGCCGCTGGAGACCCTGCTGGCCGGGGTGAAGCAGGCCGGCGCGGTCTTCGGCTCCCTGCGCGGCGCGCAGGCGATGGGGGTTCACCTGGAGGGGCCGTTCCTGTCGCCGCAGCGCCCGGGGGTCCACGACCCGCGCTACCTGGTCCCGCCGACGCCCGAGCGCGTCGGCGCGATTTTGGCCACACTGACCGCCGATGAGACCCGGGGCGTGGTCACGATGGTGACCCTGGCGCCTGAGCTCGAGGGCGGCCCGGAGGCGGTGCGACGCCTGGCCGAGGCCGGCGTACGGGTCTCGCTGGGGCACACCGACGCGCTGGCCGCACAGGTGGTCGACGCGGCCGACGAGGGCGCGACCCTGGTCACCCACATCTTCAACGCCCAGCGCCCGCTGAACCACCGCGAGCCCGGGGTCCCGGGCGCGGCGCTGTACGACACCCGGTTCACCTGCGGCCTGATCGCCGACCTGCACCATGTGGCTCCTGAGATCTGCACGTTGATCTGGCGCGCGGCCGGCGGCCGGGTGGCGCTGGTGACGGACGCCATAGCGGCGGCCGGAATGCCGCCGGGCGAATACGAGTTGTCGGGAATCAAGGTCTACCTCGGCGAGGACGGCGTGCCGCGCGACGCGGCCGGCGTCATCGGCGGCTCGGCCCTGACCCTGGACCGCGCCATCCGCAACCTGGTCGGCATCGGCCTGGACGAGGCATCGGTCCTGGTCGCGGCCACCCGGGTCCCCGCGGACGCCCTCGGCCGGCCGGACCTGGGCCGCATCGAGCCCGGCGCCCGCGCCGACCTGGTGTGGTTCGACGACGGGTACCACCCGCTGCACACCTGGGTCGCAGGGCGTAGCGTATTCGAGGCCGGTTCGAGCGCCCAGGCGCCGAACGGGCCCCACAGACTGGCGAGGGAGCACCAACCCGCCTAG
- a CDS encoding 8-amino-7-oxononanoate synthase has translation MSTLDQPSPHPLSWLARHADERRAAGLRRTLVPRTADSPLIDLAGNDYLGLTRHPEVVEGAVEAVRRWGTGSTGSRLVTGTTELHAELEAGLAEHAGMEAGLVFSSGYLANLGVITALAGRGDLIVSDSLNHASLIDAARLSRARVAITPHSDVDAVAAALAGRSEERALVVVESLFSVDGDTAPLRELHEACRAHGAVLVVDEAHGFGVAGPEGRGAVFDAGLAGQPDVIVAATLSKAFASQGGAILGSAELIAHLVDAARSMIFDTGLAPASAGAALAALKVIRRDPGLPELVRKRSWEIYELALALGLEATPPSGAVTSIILGAPEAAVAARDFCLERGLHVGCFRPPSVPDGKSRLRVTARADLSDLETDHIRSVLSDLADSQPHPSPTTTR, from the coding sequence GTGAGCACCCTCGACCAGCCTTCTCCCCATCCGCTGTCCTGGCTCGCCCGGCACGCCGACGAGCGCCGGGCAGCGGGCCTGCGCCGGACCCTGGTCCCGCGGACCGCGGACTCCCCGCTGATCGACCTGGCCGGCAACGACTACCTCGGCCTGACCCGCCATCCGGAGGTCGTCGAGGGCGCCGTCGAGGCGGTGCGCCGCTGGGGCACCGGGTCCACCGGCTCGCGCCTTGTGACCGGGACCACCGAGCTGCACGCGGAGCTGGAGGCGGGCCTGGCCGAGCACGCCGGCATGGAGGCCGGCCTGGTGTTCTCCTCCGGGTACCTGGCGAACCTCGGGGTGATCACGGCGCTGGCCGGACGCGGCGACCTGATCGTCTCCGACAGCCTCAACCACGCCTCCCTGATCGACGCCGCGCGCCTGTCCCGCGCCCGGGTGGCCATCACGCCGCACAGCGACGTGGACGCGGTCGCCGCGGCTTTGGCGGGCCGCTCGGAGGAGCGCGCTCTGGTGGTCGTCGAATCCCTGTTCTCCGTCGACGGGGACACAGCACCCCTCAGAGAGCTCCACGAGGCCTGTAGAGCGCACGGCGCGGTCCTTGTGGTGGATGAGGCGCACGGGTTCGGCGTGGCCGGTCCTGAGGGCCGTGGAGCCGTTTTCGACGCGGGGCTCGCCGGGCAGCCGGACGTGATCGTGGCCGCGACGCTGTCGAAGGCCTTCGCCTCGCAGGGCGGCGCGATCCTCGGCTCGGCGGAGCTGATCGCGCACCTGGTGGACGCGGCGCGGTCGATGATCTTCGACACCGGGCTGGCGCCGGCCTCGGCCGGGGCGGCGCTGGCGGCGCTGAAGGTGATCCGCAGGGATCCCGGGCTGCCGGAGCTGGTGCGCAAGCGGTCGTGGGAGATCTACGAGCTGGCGCTCGCGCTGGGGCTGGAGGCCACTCCCCCGAGCGGCGCGGTGACGTCGATCATCCTGGGCGCCCCGGAGGCCGCGGTGGCCGCGCGGGACTTCTGTCTGGAGCGCGGGCTGCACGTCGGCTGTTTCCGGCCGCCGTCGGTTCCGGACGGCAAATCGCGGCTGCGAGTGACGGCACGTGCCGATTTGTCCGACCTTGAAACGGATCACATTCGTTCGGTTCTGAGTGATCTCGCGGATAGTCAGCCCCACCCGTCTCCCACCACCACCCGTTAA
- a CDS encoding histidine kinase N-terminal domain-containing protein, whose translation MNDLVHTRTDLDEADLDWLHLLTADWQLLADLSFADLVLWAPIKTEDADESGQAPLTEPGYVAVAQMRPNTGPTCYTADLVGSTIKRGQRPMLDLALDSGRIRREGDPEWREDVPVRVEAIPVRRGDRVIAVISRNTNLLAARTPSRLELTYLQTAADLARMIAEGIFPYPESRDQQDNSPRVGDGVIRLDADGAVVYASPNALSAYHRLGYAADMVGEHLGDLTAALAPVQGAMEEALQVVASGRKPREAEVEGNGTVVQLRAIPLRPQGERTGALVLVHDVTELRRRERELISKDATIREIHHRVKNNLQTVAALLRLQARRIDDGTGRAALEEAVRRVGSIALVHETLSQTLDERVDFDEIADRVLAMVVDVGAGGPGGPGGVSVRSRRTGRFGVLPAQIATPLSMVLTEVLQNSLEHGLADRGGSLEVQAHRAGPRLKVVVTDDGNGLPAGFDAATAGNLGLQIVRTLVHGDLKGTFDLRPAPSGRGAVAVLDLEVGEAPAAQEPDGRGAQSTD comes from the coding sequence ATGAACGACCTGGTCCACACGCGCACCGACCTCGACGAGGCCGATCTGGACTGGCTGCACCTGCTGACCGCGGACTGGCAGCTGCTGGCCGACCTGTCCTTCGCGGACCTGGTGCTGTGGGCCCCGATCAAGACCGAGGACGCCGACGAGTCCGGGCAGGCGCCGCTCACCGAGCCGGGTTACGTGGCGGTCGCGCAGATGCGCCCGAACACCGGCCCCACCTGCTACACCGCCGACCTCGTCGGCTCGACGATAAAGCGCGGCCAGCGGCCGATGCTGGACCTGGCCCTCGACTCCGGGCGGATCCGGCGCGAGGGCGACCCGGAGTGGCGCGAGGACGTGCCGGTCCGCGTCGAGGCGATCCCGGTGCGCCGCGGGGACCGGGTCATCGCGGTGATCTCGCGCAACACCAACCTGCTCGCCGCCCGCACCCCGAGCCGGCTGGAGCTGACCTATCTGCAGACCGCGGCGGACCTGGCGCGGATGATCGCCGAGGGGATATTCCCCTACCCGGAGTCGCGCGATCAGCAGGACAACTCCCCGCGCGTCGGCGACGGCGTGATCCGGCTGGACGCCGACGGGGCCGTCGTCTACGCCAGCCCGAACGCGCTGTCCGCCTACCACCGGCTCGGCTACGCCGCCGACATGGTGGGGGAGCACCTCGGCGACCTGACCGCGGCCCTGGCCCCGGTCCAGGGCGCGATGGAGGAGGCGCTGCAGGTGGTGGCCTCCGGCCGCAAACCGCGCGAGGCCGAGGTCGAGGGCAACGGCACCGTGGTCCAGCTGCGCGCCATCCCGCTGCGGCCGCAGGGGGAGCGCACCGGCGCCCTGGTCCTGGTGCACGACGTCACCGAGCTGCGCCGCCGCGAGCGCGAGCTGATCAGCAAGGACGCGACGATCCGCGAGATCCACCACCGGGTCAAGAACAACCTGCAGACCGTGGCCGCGCTGCTGCGCCTCCAGGCCCGCCGGATAGACGACGGCACCGGCCGCGCCGCGCTGGAGGAGGCGGTCCGCCGGGTGGGCTCGATCGCGCTGGTCCACGAGACCCTGTCCCAGACCCTCGACGAGCGGGTCGACTTCGACGAGATCGCCGACCGGGTGCTGGCCATGGTGGTGGACGTCGGCGCCGGCGGCCCGGGCGGTCCCGGCGGGGTCAGCGTGCGCTCGCGCCGCACCGGGCGCTTCGGCGTGCTGCCGGCCCAGATCGCCACCCCGCTGTCGATGGTGCTGACCGAGGTCCTGCAGAACTCGCTGGAGCACGGCCTGGCCGACCGGGGCGGATCTCTGGAGGTCCAGGCGCATCGCGCCGGGCCGCGTCTGAAGGTGGTCGTCACCGACGACGGAAACGGCCTCCCGGCGGGTTTCGACGCCGCCACGGCCGGGAACCTCGGTCTTCAGATCGTCAGAACACTTGTGCACGGCGATCTCAAGGGCACCTTCGATCTCCGGCCGGCCCCCAGCGGCCGAGGCGCGGTGGCCGTGCTGGACCTGGAGGTCGGCGAGGCGCCCGCGGCGCAGGAGCCGGACGGCCGGGGCGCGCAGAGCACCGACTGA
- a CDS encoding WhiB family transcriptional regulator has product MDWRHRAACRDEDPELFFPIGNTGPALLQIEDAKAVCRRCDVVDQCLQWALESGQDAGVWGGMSEDERRALKRRAARARSRMA; this is encoded by the coding sequence ATGGACTGGCGCCACCGCGCTGCCTGCCGTGACGAGGACCCAGAGCTCTTCTTCCCGATCGGGAACACCGGGCCGGCGTTGCTGCAGATCGAAGATGCCAAGGCTGTATGCCGTCGTTGCGACGTCGTCGACCAGTGCCTGCAGTGGGCGCTGGAGAGCGGCCAGGACGCCGGCGTGTGGGGCGGGATGAGCGAGGACGAGCGCCGTGCACTGAAGCGCCGCGCGGCTCGGGCCCGCAGCCGGATGGCCTGA
- a CDS encoding diacylglycerol kinase family protein — protein MRALLVMNPKATSTSERTREVLAHALAGELDTAIGETAYRGHAVELARAAAEDGVDLIVALGGDGTVNEVVNGIMGAALPDGAPRPDLGVVPGGSTNVFARALGLPNDPVEATGVLLDAIHENRRRPVSMGLADDRYFTFTAGYGFDAAVVGIVEERRSAGHKSTGSLYIRSALRHYWHGLDRRNPPIGMKMADGTEIPRLFMAIVTNTSPWTYLGNKPIVITPDSSFEDGLDLFGVTRMSGRAALRIVRQMFTSSEKLVRGRNVSLHHDLTEFTLTADVPTDFQVDGDHLGLRESVTFRAIRDALRVAM, from the coding sequence ATGCGCGCGCTCCTGGTCATGAACCCCAAGGCCACCAGCACGTCCGAACGCACGCGCGAAGTGCTGGCCCACGCGCTGGCCGGGGAGCTCGACACGGCGATCGGCGAGACCGCCTACCGCGGGCACGCCGTCGAGCTGGCCCGCGCGGCCGCGGAGGACGGGGTGGACCTGATCGTCGCGCTCGGCGGGGACGGCACGGTCAACGAGGTCGTGAACGGGATAATGGGCGCCGCTCTCCCGGACGGCGCCCCGCGCCCCGACCTCGGCGTGGTCCCCGGCGGCTCGACGAACGTCTTCGCCCGCGCGCTCGGGCTGCCCAACGACCCGGTGGAGGCCACCGGCGTCCTGTTGGACGCGATCCACGAGAACCGCCGGCGGCCGGTGTCCATGGGCCTGGCCGACGACCGCTACTTCACCTTCACCGCCGGCTACGGCTTCGACGCCGCGGTGGTCGGGATAGTGGAGGAGCGCCGCAGCGCCGGCCACAAGTCGACCGGCTCCCTGTACATCCGTTCGGCCCTGCGGCACTACTGGCACGGCCTGGACCGGCGCAATCCCCCGATCGGCATGAAGATGGCCGACGGCACGGAGATACCCCGACTGTTCATGGCCATCGTCACCAACACTTCGCCCTGGACGTATCTCGGCAACAAGCCGATCGTGATCACGCCGGATTCCTCGTTCGAGGACGGCCTGGACTTGTTCGGCGTCACCAGGATGTCCGGCCGGGCCGCGCTGCGGATAGTCAGGCAGATGTTCACGTCCAGTGAGAAACTGGTCCGCGGAAGGAATGTCAGCCTGCACCATGATCTGACGGAATTCACGCTGACCGCGGACGTCCCGACCGACTTCCAGGTCGACGGCGACCACTTGGGACTGCGCGAAAGTGTGACGTTCCGCGCGATTCGCGACGCGCTGCGGGTCGCGATGTGA